Genomic window (Methanosphaera cuniculi):
TAATACTTCAAATAGCTGATATATGTAACCAAGAAGATAAACTTGCAATGATTCATGTTGCAGAATACTCAGCTCTTCAAGAACAATCAGTACAAGAAACTAACCAGACAGAAGTTGAACGTGCACTTCGTAGTGGATTTACATCACTTGTTCATGTAACATATCCTATAATGCAAGATTTAGATTTACTTGCATCTAGTAGTCCATTTATCATAGCATGTCCTCGTTCAAATGGGATGCTTGGTGTTGGAATACCACCAGTATCAGCATATGTAGAAGAAAAAATTGATGTAGCACTTGGTACTGATAATGTAATGTTTAATATGCCTGATATGTTCCGGGAAATGGAATACACCCTTAAAGCTGTACGTGGTGCATATCAAAATAAGATAACAGCATATGATGTTGTTAAAATGGCAACAATAACAGGATTTAAAATACTAGGAAAAGATATTAGTATCCAAGAGGGAAATGTGTCAGATATTCTTGTTATAAAACAAAAATCAGAAGATCCATATCTTTCAATAGTAAATCGTACATCACCTGAGGATATCATTCATTTTATAATGGGAAATCAGATGTAAAATGAAATATTTAAAATTTCACCACCCTAAAATATACTCTTTTTTTTCTTATGAAAAAAATAGTTCTTTTTTAAAATAAAATAAGTTAATTTTTTTTTTTGATAATATAAAGAAAAATATGGAGGTTAAAAAAATTTAGTTTTTTTTTTAGAATAATAAGAATTTAATCATTATAGGTCTGATTCTATGTAATTTAGTTCTTCAACTTGTTTTTTGTTTTCTTTCATTTCTTTTTTGTTTTGTTTTTCTATATCATTGATATCCATGTATAGTTCTTGGAGTTTTTCTCGTATTTCAGGTGGTATAGTTTGACTTTCTTGTTTTATGAAGTCAAAATGTACTAGTATTGTTGATCCATTAGCTCTTATTGTTCCATTTTGCCATGCTTCTTGGTATATTGTAAATGATGAGTTTCCAATTTTTGTTATATATGTTCTTACTTCTACATCATATCCGAAGAATATTTGATCAAGGTAATTATATTCTGAATGTACCATGATTAGATTCCATTTTTTATATGTTAGTTCATAGTTTGGTACAAATATTTCAAATATTGGATTGCGAGCAGTTTCAAACCATAATGGTAGTACTGTGTTGTTTATATGTCTTAGTCCATCTGTTTCACCTATTCTTGGTGTTATCATTGTTTTATACATGTTATTTTAATACCTCTTTAAGAAAATGTTGTTTTATTTAAAAGAAAAAATAAAAATTGTGGGGAGGTTATGTGTTTATATATTTTTTTATGGTGGTTAGTTTGAGTCATTTGTTTGTTTTTTGACTTTTTTTGTATCATGTGATGATGTTAATGATACTTTGTCATTGTTATCTTGTATATCTCTTGTTTCTTTAATTGGAGTGTTATCTTTTGGTGTTGGTGTTGTATTTTGTGTATTATTAGATGGTGTATCATTAGTTGTTGTGTTGTTATCTGTGTTGTTTGATTTTATTGTTATGTTTTTGTTTATGATTTTATCTATTATGTTTTCATTTTTTGTTGGATTGATTTTGGTTGTATTTTGTGTTTTTGGTTCTTCTATTGTTATTTCATTTAGTTTTTCTGGATCTTCGCGTATTACATTGATTTTGTCATCCGGTTGGCTTAAGGATACTGGTAGTATTATCTTACTTACTTCATCACCAATATTGGACATCCCACATACACATCCTAGTGACATTGAAACTACTGCAAGTATTAATGCTACAAACAGTTTTCCTTTTGTTTTTTCTTTCATAAAATCACCCACTATTTATTTTTTTTAAATGATTTTATTCAAGATTATTATATTATTGTTGTACTTATTTGATTTTATTTAATGTTCTATTCTACTGTTACTGATTTTGCCAGATTTTTTGGCTTATCAGGATCTATTCCTTTTTCTACACTTATAAAGTATGCTAGAAGTTGTAAGGCTATTATGTATAATAGTGGTGCTAATATTTCATCAATATCAGGGTCAAATAGGATTTTATCTTCTATATCAAAGATCATCTTATCATCACTAGCACCTAGTATGATCATATCTGCTCCACGTGCTCTTATTTCTTCTAGGTTATTATATGTTTTCATATAACTTGAACCTGGTGGTAGTATTCCTACTACTGGTATGTTTTTATCTAT
Coding sequences:
- a CDS encoding acyl-CoA thioesterase; this translates as MYKTMITPRIGETDGLRHINNTVLPLWFETARNPIFEIFVPNYELTYKKWNLIMVHSEYNYLDQIFFGYDVEVRTYITKIGNSSFTIYQEAWQNGTIRANGSTILVHFDFIKQESQTIPPEIREKLQELYMDINDIEKQNKKEMKENKKQVEELNYIESDL
- a CDS encoding amidohydrolase family protein — protein: MITIKNGLVLTGFNLEPKKTNIVIDDDGTIIKISPHYQEGEIIDATGCIVMPAFINAHTHIGDAIAKDVGDGLPIDELVAPPNGLKHQKLKEATDQQLIDAMHDAAKEMVLNGISTFIDFREGGLKGIELLKKAVYDLPINACILGRSDKYYDPDITMDEVRDITRELLQHCDGIGLSGVEDIDDEVILQIADICNQEDKLAMIHVAEYSALQEQSVQETNQTEVERALRSGFTSLVHVTYPIMQDLDLLASSSPFIIACPRSNGMLGVGIPPVSAYVEEKIDVALGTDNVMFNMPDMFREMEYTLKAVRGAYQNKITAYDVVKMATITGFKILGKDISIQEGNVSDILVIKQKSEDPYLSIVNRTSPEDIIHFIMGNQM